In a single window of the Elaeis guineensis isolate ETL-2024a chromosome 4, EG11, whole genome shotgun sequence genome:
- the LOC140857202 gene encoding glutathione S-transferase U17-like, whose amino-acid sequence MILGRMAAAGEEVKLVGRWASPFVVRVGIALNLKGLGYEFSHEERGKKSELLLKSNPVYEMIPVLIHDGKPICESMIILEYIDEVWASVGRSILPADPYDRAIARFWAAYIDDKFPSSLRTLRGLNEEAKAEAEEQLANALQLLEDAFPKCSKGKDFFGGETIGYLDIALGCYLGWIKAIEKMTGIKALDEAKTPTLVGWAERFCSGDAVKEVMPEADELIEFTKLIQAIMNAAPGRQNMHVSKNDR is encoded by the exons ATGATCTTGGGGAGAATGGCAGCAGCTGGAGAGGAGGTGAAGTTGGTGGGTAGATGGGCCAGCCCCTTTGTCGTCAGGGTGGGGATTGCTCTCAACCTCAAGGGGTTGGGTTATGAGTTCTCGCACGAGGAGCGCGGAAAAAAGAGCGAGCTCCTCCTCAAGTCCAACCCTGTCTACGAGATGATCCCCGTCCTCATCCACGATGGCAAGCCCATCTGTGAGTCCATGATCATCCTCGAGTACATCGACGAGGTATGGGCAAGTGTAGGGCGTTCCATCCTCCCCGCCGACCCCTATGATCGCGCCATTGCTCGCTTTTGGGCTGCATACATTGATGATAAG TTTCCTTCATCTCTTAGGACATTAAGAGGATTAAACGAAGAGGCGAAGGCAGAAGCAGAAGAACAACTCGCTAATGCGCTTCAATTACTGGAGGATGCTTTTCCAAAATGCAGCAAAGGAAAGGACTTCTTTGGCGGAGAGACTATTGGCTATTTAGACATTGCCTTGGGGTGCTACTTGGGATGGATAAAGGCAATAGAGAAGATGACAGGCATCAAGGCATTAGATGAGGCAAAGACGCCTACCTTGGTAGGATGGGCAGAACGCTTTTGCTCTGGTGACGCTGTAAAGGAAGTGATGCCTGAGGCAGACGAGCTCATAGAGTTCACCAAGTTGATTCAAGCTATCATGAATGCTGCTCCTGGCCGCCAAAATATGCATGTGTCAAAAAATGATAGATAA